A part of Toxotes jaculatrix isolate fToxJac2 chromosome 24, fToxJac2.pri, whole genome shotgun sequence genomic DNA contains:
- the nab1a gene encoding NGFI-A-binding protein 1a — protein MAAVLPRTLGELQLYRILQRANLLYYYEAFIQQGGDDVQQLCEAGEEEFLEIMALVGMASKPLHVRRLQKALRDWVTNPAIFNQPLTSLPVCSIPVYKLPEGSPTLLNAQDRANTASVKMPKAVAAACSDPGKLDVARDKVSAGSPLQGSSEARFWSGHSNDSEHSLSPSDLGSPSSPRDALEALDAAAVQSVLECVDRMAPGLPKTDLAEVKEQLKNNKKLAKMIGHIFEMSDDDPRREEEIRKYSAIYGRFDSKRRDGKHLTLHELTVNEAAAQLCMRDMALLTRRDELFGLARQISREVTYKYTYRTSKSRCGDRDEPSPKRIKTEENFFDIQEALQAIHMRQEMLREQLACAKLKGEETVGRNLQMQLDRLLARQMEILQDAAVQERLQALDWRIPPAALKYLNDAQNTNGATADASRDSQDERPINLRVVSQSMQEGDLPLGKQLANELKRHHNHNNNNHNNNNNSNTDETKTPATENGTSQRAPSNAEKKTIKSEPEDST, from the exons ATGGCGGCGGTGTTGCCGAGAACCCTGGGTGAGCTGCAGCTCTACAGGATCCTGCAGCGAGCAAACCTGCTCTACTACTACGAGGCCTTCATCCAGCAGGGCGGCGATGACGTGCAGCAGCTATGCGAGGCCGGGGAGGAGGAGTTCCTGGAGATCATGGCCCTCGTCGGCATGGCCAGCAAGCCGCTGCACGTGCGACGCCTGCAGAAGGCGCTGCGAGACTGGGTCACCAACCCGGCTATCTTCAACCAGCCGCTCACCTCCCTGCCTGTCTGCAGCATCCCCGTCTACAAGCTGCCCGAGGGCTCGCCCACGCTGCTCAACGCTCAGGACCGAGCCAACACAGCCAGCGTCAAGATGCCCAAAGCCGTCGCAGCCGCCTGCTCAGATCCAGGGAAGCTGGACGTGGCACGGGACAAAGTGTCAGCTGGGTCGCCCCTGCAGGGCAGCAGCGAGGCGCGATTCTGGTCGGGCCACAGCAACGACAGCGAGCACAGCCTGTCGCCGTCGGACCTCGGCTCCCCGTCCTCGCCCAGGGACGCTCTGGAGGCTCTGGATGCTGCAGCTGTCCAGTCGGTCCTGGAGTGTGTGGACAGGATGGCACCTGGACTTCCTAAAACAGACCTGGCTGAGGttaaagagcagctgaagaacaACAAAAAGCTTGCAAAGATGATCGGACACATCTTTGAAATGAGCGACGATGACCCacggagggaggaggagattcGTAAATACAGCGCTATCTATGGACGCTTTGACTCCAAGAGGAGGGACGGCAAACACCTGACGCTGCACGAG CTGACGGTGAACGAGGCGGCGGCTCAGCTCTGTATGAGGGACATGGCTCTGCTCACACGCCGAGACGAGCTGTTTGGACTCGCCCGGCAGATTTCCAGAGAGGTCACCTACAAATACACCTACCGCACCAGCAA gtctCGCTGTGGAGACAGAGACGAGCCGTCCCcaaaaaggataaaaacagaG GAGAACTTCTTCGACATCCAGGAGGCGCTGCAGGCCATCCACATGAGGCAGGAGATGCTGAGGGAGCAGCTGGCCTGCGCCAAGTTGAAAGGAGAGGAAACCGTGGGGCGAAATCTGCAG ATGCAGCTGGATCGTCTGCTGGCGAGGCAGATGGAGATCCTGCAGGACGCCGCCGTTCAGGAGCGACTCCAGGCTCTGGACTGGAGGATCCCCCCCGCCGCTTTGAAGTACCTCAACGACGCCCAGAACACTAACGGAGCCACTGCCGACGCCAGCAGAGACAGCCAAG ATGAACGTCCCATCAACTTGCGGGTGGTTAGTCAAAGCATGCAGGAAGGCGACCTCCCATTGGGCAAGCAGCTAGCCAATGAACTGAAGCGTCatcacaaccacaacaacaacaaccacaacaacaacaacaacagcaacacagatgAGACCAAAACACCAGCAACGG AAAACGGGACGTCGCAGCGGGCACCCAGCAACGCAGAAAAGAAGACCATCAAGTCAGAGCCGGAAGACTCCACATAG